The DNA segment GTTACTCCCAAAACACAACGGGCCCTGCATGTTGACACATTTTCAGCTCCGCAGGAATTTCTTGGGATTTGCTTTAAAACCGAACTGTCATATATAGGCTACTTAAGAAAGTCTAACGATCGTtctactatttatttatttttaagaaaatggtgccatgcTCATATTAGGCTAATATGTAATTTTTCAGATATGTTACAGTTTTATCACACACAAGCCAAACCCCACATGGGAAGTGTAGTCCTCACCACATGCGCAGGATGTGAGCCATGCATTTCCACATGTATTAATATTCCCCTCCTCTAACAGACCATGCCTTCGATGGGACCGGAGAAGCCCGCGTTGTGTGCTGGCTGTGGAGGCAAAATCTCGGATAGATATTACCTACTTGCTGTGGATAAACAGTGGCACCTGCGGTGCCTCAAATGCTGTGAATGTAAACAACATTTGGAGTCAGAACTCACGTGTTTTGCCAAGGATGGCAGCATCTACTGCAAGGAGGATTACTACAGGTAAGAAAGCATACGGTTATGAATTGTTGTTTTTCTATAGGCCTAGTGAAATGATTGATTTTAATATTCGACGATTGAACACACACgcgctctctccctgtgtgtttgGCATTGGGCATGTCATACAAACTATTGTTAATGTCTGAAACAATAGACCtataaacacaaacacaggccACAGAACATTTGAAATAGGCTTTAGGTTAAATGTACGCACAGAAGGCGTATTGGTTCGATCAGCTATAGCTTTGGCATATTCAACAAATCACACAAGGAAGGCCCCATATAATGCATCTACTACATGGAAATATAAATAGCTGTAATAGCCAAGCAGCCTAAATATGAGGCAATCTGTCGTCTCTTGGCCATGCTGCAAATGCGAGGTGTTATTATAGGCCTGCGGATGGAGGTTATGACATTACAAGCAAACTGCTGAATAAAAACACAGTAAGAACATGGAGTTATATTTTTATGTAGCCACTggcggtgtgtgtttgtgttccatTTTTTCTATCCTGTTTTGAGTGTTTTAGAAGTGTTATGTCTGGGAGTGTTTTTAAAGAATTGCGTCCTTGTTTCAGAAGGTTCTCAGTGCAGAGGTGTGCGCGTTGCCACCTCGGGATATCGGCATCGGAGATGGTGATGCGTGCACGGGACTCGGTGTACCATCTGAGCTGCTTCACGTGCACCACGTGCAACAAGACCCTGACCACCGGCGACCACTTCGGCATGAAGGACAGCCTGGTGTACTGCCGGGTCCACTTCGAGACCATAGCCCAGGGAGAGTACGCACACCCCGGCCTCAACTACTCCGAGCTGGCGGCTAAAGGCGGAGGTCTGGCGCTGCCTTACTTCAATGGCACTGGGACAGCTCAGAAGGGAAGGCCTCGCAAGAGGAAGAGCCCCGCTATGGGCATAGACATCGCCAGCTACAACTCAGGTGAGGAGACGGAGAGGAGTTGCTGTTTGGGGAGTTGTACGGGGGAATTGATGCTATTGCGCTGTTTGAAAATAACGTTTCGGTGGGGATGTTTTGATTAGGGCCTATGACCTGTTGTTGGGCTACATGCTAACTAACCAACCCATGACGCGCGCTGTTGAACTGAATAGAAAAGAGAATGTCGAATATGGAGATTTCATTAATTATTTGGCTTGATCCGTGTTTCAGGGCCTCATCTCCGTAGTCCTACACCAAAAGCAATTTTAACCAAAAAAGGGGGGACAAGAAAGAGAACAATTAGCCATTCCACACCTTGGAAGATGTCTGCTATGAATGTGTGCCCTGTTCATGAAGTAGCGTATTTGCATTTCTCCTCTTTAGGCTAAATTGGTTGCTGTCAAAATTGATCCAAAATGTACCCCCAGTTAACCATTAGATTTACTTTTATAGCCTAATTATGGCTCTCATTAGGTCATCGAATTTGTAAAATGGGTACACACATGAACTTGAACCAGTGACCTAAGCACGTGCAGGGGGTAAAAGTAATTTGGGCTCAACTATTTAAAATGTCGCCTTTCGTCTTTCTTGGGGGAAGTTGCCTCCTCGTTATACATTACAGGTAATTTTACATTTAAAAACTGGCATTGAGCAGGTGAACGTTATAATCTAACCAACCCCGCGGCGTCTCTTTTGTTGTCGCTTTTTACAATTAGTGTCCGGTTGAGAAAGTTTGTCACTGTGTGCCAAATTTGTTCTGTTCTCCATGCATGGAGAGGAATAAGGGTAATCTGCGTGTTAAATAATTGTTCTGCATTAATTGAAGGTGATGTAGGAATCCCTGCCTTCCAACCACTGAATCATACTCGGAAGGTCAGCACAGTTCTCAGAAACAGAGTGAGTGAGATGGAGCGGGATACAAAAAAACCTAAACAAACAAGCAACAACATTACATCCTCTCCAGTATCTAACGTTATATAAAAATGAATTTGAATTGTTTTCATGCGATGCTTTTGTTATGTCTTCTAATATGGTCTATCCCAAGCCTAATATGTTATGTTTCTTGGACTGCTGTATTTTGCTTTAATAACGACAAGGTAATGGTTCTTTTCTCAAGACTATTTCATTTCAGAAACATGCCCAAATGCCCCCTTAATTTGATTTCTGTTTTGCATTTATGTTCAGCTGTAGATGTTGTGCTCTTTCCATACTTAAAGCACTTTTGGTTGCACTGCAAATACATTTGATCGGATTTAGCTCTGAATTAAATCCTTGTTTTTGTCTATAGCATTCAAAAAACATTTCATTAGGTATAATCAGAAATTGCCTGTCTTTCACAGTCAGTTTCGAGCAAAAATGTTGATATTGTCTATATCCGGTTTAATGTTTAGGTTCCATCGACTCTATATGCCTATAGCCTACGTCTTTAGATAATTATTCCATGCGGTCAGTCCCATGTCGACCTTGCAGTTGGTATACCTACTCAGCATGTTTTGTTAGCGACCCCTGGTGGGTAGTTGTAGAAATAAAGGTACTCAGCAAGCAATCATAGCTGAGGAAAATGGGATACCCAAGATTTAAAGATTTAGATGTTGTTTTATTGCAGTGCTTTTAAGATGCTTGTCTAACATGAATTAAGATGCATATTTGACATCTGAAAATAAGTGTTTTAAGTTACAAGTTACTGATGAAATATGAGTAGTAGTCTTGTACTATGGCCAAGATTAATTTGAAAAATAAATTGATTCTGTAGCCCAGAGATATTTAATCCTAAATGTATCTGTGTTCATGTTTAGTTCTGTATCAACGAAACGTCTAGTTTGTGTCTGTGAAATCAGCACTAAAGTCTGTCATTTGAACTGTGTTTTGCATTTGCAGGGGGCGGAAATATCAAGATAGGTTTCTTGAATATATTAACTACCTGCTATAGCCTTTGTCCTCTTTTATTAGTCAGAGATTTAGAGATGACCGCTTTAGGTAATAGGCCTATAGTAGAATGAGTAAAGTCTGTTATAGGAATATGCTTTAAGAATGTCTGCTGGATGTGTTGAAAATAATAGTATTTTGATCATGGCATCACAATCAATTATTTGAAATATAATCCAATAAACATAGGACAGAATATTAGTATGGTGCATATTGGAAGTAGAGATTACATTttaatgacaatacattattgCTTTCTTTAAGCACAGAGGAGTAGAAATGCTAACTAGACCAAATTGAGGACTGATCAACACCTACTGTAGATATGGATCTGCTTTACATACTTTCTAAGGGGTTTGTGTCCGTTACATTTTGAATAACTTATGTATGATTCAATTAAAGATTTCATTCAATCTTAACTGAAAATGATGGCCAGGTTATGGCCATTTTATGCCTTTAATTCCTGTTCAATGGAATAATCATAACCTTATCCTAACCCTGAATCAGATGTACTGTATCTTTCTATAACTAACAACCTTGATTTTGGGAGTGCTGTCTATGTTGTCAACTCAGGATTATATTTACGAGGACCAACAGCACCCCACTTTTTGTTTGAAGAATTATACTGCAATGCACACTTTACCACAGTATATCTGTTCTAACTTTGCACCCCCTCCTTTTTCTCCTTTTGGTCAGGTTGTAATGAGAACGATGGAGACCACCTGGACCGTGACCAGGcctaccctccctcccagaagacCAAGCGCATGCGCACCTCCTTCAAGCACCACCAGCTCCGCACCATGAAGTCCTACTTTGCTATCAACCACAACCCCGACGCCAAGGACCTCAAACAGCTTGCCCAGAAGACAGGCCTCACCAAAAGAGTTCTACAGGTAAGCAGCAGCCATTGCCCTCATTTCTAACCTCTGACCTAGTATGACATCATCACTCTATATCCCCCAGTCCATTGTCTGTTCTCACATTTGACCATCAGTTCCATTCAAGTCCATTGAAATCATCTTTTTTTTATACTATTTTTTTCATTGGTTTTCTACCGATGTTGTATGGAATGTTGTTAGGCACCAGGTTCCTTGATGTACTGTATGAAGGAGATGTATGGTATTTGTAGTGTTTAGGGTTTCTAGACATATAATTCATCCACGTATCACTCCCAATCTCCCTGGGTCAGTGGTGGGAAGAGTAATTTAAGAGAGAGTGCACAAGTCTGTAAGGATcttttacaaaataaaaatactctttcagcTGGTCATTTCTCATTTGGTTTCTACTCCCTGAGCCCAAAATAATGGCGTCAAAAACAGTTTGTAGGTATTGTTCTTTACTCTTTCTACTCTACGGGGAGAGTCAGGTAGTGGACAACACTGTGATGTCATAACCATTGCATTTTattagaaagaaagaaaagagacaAAGAAAATAAGTTAATAAATTAGACATAAACATAAAGTAAAAGCCATTGGATTGGATTTGCAGGTATGGTTCCAAAACGCAAGAGCCAAATTCAGAAGGAACGTTTTGCGACAGGAGAATGGTAATGACAAGGCCGACGGCACGTCACTCCCGCCGCCCTCGTCCGACAGCGGCGCTCTGACGCCCCCCTCCAGTGCGGCCACACTAACAGACCTGACCAATCCCTCTATCACTGTAGTGACCTCCGTCACATCTAGTTTGGACAGCCATGATTCGGGGAGCCCCTCACAGACTACCTTGACAAACCTTTTCTAGCAAGCTCTACAACTCTAAGCTCTTAACTCATTTATGTTTTTTTCCCTaatttgcatttacattttattttaaaaccTTTAACGAAAACAGAGACAGTTCTGTGGATACAggaagtactgtactgtacccaacAAAAAAGCAACAAGATCAACAAGAACAACTACAGCAACATTTAAACAGGAGGAAATTATGTTGATGTGTAGCATTTGCAACCGCTTGGCAGCTGTTTGTAGTCAACGTATTTAGTGATTGGTTTTGTGTAGAGGACATTTTGAATCTGGACGGCATTGAACAATTATGAAGAGGGTTCAACAATCTTGGACCGAGCCCAAATGGAACTATTTAAAATGGgaaaagtatattatttttactttattttatttcatttggtCATTTGATTGAGTCTAAATTTATCCGTCCCTGATAATTAATGTATTATTTACTGATCAATTCATTTCAAATCATTAATATTTTGCTCTAGAAATGTGTATGTTAGCACTATCCTATTTAAGACATATTTAGATATTTCGTTTTTTCGAAATCGTTGGAATCATACATTCGCAGAATACGCTGTAAAATATAATTCAGAGTTATCCTGGACCTAACAAAACACTGGATTATTTTATGGATTAGTAATTCTAATCTCTAAATTGCATTGTATACATTACAAGAACCCGGACAATACAACTCAAATGCCAGGTGGCTGCTGTGACCTCAACATGCATTTTGTCTTGACACACCTCAACTGTGAAAACAATCAATAACAACGGAACAAATCTATAGATCTGTACAGTGGTAACTGTCAAAGATGTAATGCAGTAACATTGATATTAGAAAGAGTTCCACAATAGAAATCAGTGAGTGAAATTCTGATTGGGACATAGTTTAATCGGCACTGTTTGAAAGGATTGTTTCCATGACAGTGCACTTTTTCTAATCTGCTGGCCTAATTTTACATACCAACACACAAAtggatttattttaattttaatctGGATTCAATGTGCCCGTAGAATTACTGTTAA comes from the Salmo trutta chromosome 4, fSalTru1.1, whole genome shotgun sequence genome and includes:
- the LOC115192186 gene encoding LIM/homeobox protein Lhx9 isoform X3, producing the protein MEVVGCKAEASSCTLRRSGAGAMLFHGISGDHIQGIMEEMERRSKTDSRLAKGVQLNGRESTMPSMGPEKPALCAGCGGKISDRYYLLAVDKQWHLRCLKCCECKQHLESELTCFAKDGSIYCKEDYYRRFSVQRCARCHLGISASEMVMRARDSVYHLSCFTCTTCNKTLTTGDHFGMKDSLVYCRVHFETIAQGEYAHPGLNYSELAAKGGGLALPYFNGTGTAQKGRPRKRKSPAMGIDIASYNSGCNENDGDHLDRDQAYPPSQKTKRMRTSFKHHQLRTMKSYFAINHNPDAKDLKQLAQKTGLTKRVLQGEQILGHYSQTSRRLKIP
- the LOC115192186 gene encoding LIM/homeobox protein Lhx9 isoform X2, with product MEVVGCKAEASSCTLRRSGAGAMLFHGISGDHIQGIMEEMERRSKTDSRLAKGVQLNGRESTMPSMGPEKPALCAGCGGKISDRYYLLAVDKQWHLRCLKCCECKQHLESELTCFAKDGSIYCKEDYYRFSVQRCARCHLGISASEMVMRARDSVYHLSCFTCTTCNKTLTTGDHFGMKDSLVYCRVHFETIAQGEYAHPGLNYSELAAKGGGLALPYFNGTGTAQKGRPRKRKSPAMGIDIASYNSGCNENDGDHLDRDQAYPPSQKTKRMRTSFKHHQLRTMKSYFAINHNPDAKDLKQLAQKTGLTKRVLQVWFQNARAKFRRNVLRQENGNDKADGTSLPPPSSDSGALTPPSSAATLTDLTNPSITVVTSVTSSLDSHDSGSPSQTTLTNLF
- the LOC115192186 gene encoding LIM/homeobox protein Lhx9 isoform X1, coding for MEVVGCKAEASSCTLRRSGAGAMLFHGISGDHIQGIMEEMERRSKTDSRLAKGVQLNGRESTMPSMGPEKPALCAGCGGKISDRYYLLAVDKQWHLRCLKCCECKQHLESELTCFAKDGSIYCKEDYYRRFSVQRCARCHLGISASEMVMRARDSVYHLSCFTCTTCNKTLTTGDHFGMKDSLVYCRVHFETIAQGEYAHPGLNYSELAAKGGGLALPYFNGTGTAQKGRPRKRKSPAMGIDIASYNSGCNENDGDHLDRDQAYPPSQKTKRMRTSFKHHQLRTMKSYFAINHNPDAKDLKQLAQKTGLTKRVLQVWFQNARAKFRRNVLRQENGNDKADGTSLPPPSSDSGALTPPSSAATLTDLTNPSITVVTSVTSSLDSHDSGSPSQTTLTNLF